A genomic segment from Burkholderia plantarii encodes:
- the tssM gene encoding type VI secretion system membrane subunit TssM — MNSLKTWARSRWFAVALGLALIAVLIWLGGPYLGIGDHQPLAGAAARLALILAIVLAWLAVEQLLQWRARQKTARLSGELAGQEARLAAGEPGDAERAQLRQRFREAIDTLRRTRRNGRNLYALPWYVVIGPPGSGKSTLLQNSGLDFPLSERFGSQALRGIGGTRDCDWWFTDEAVFLDTAGRYTTQDSDAAADASAWQAFLALLRRYRRRRPLNGVIVTISVSDLLGFDDAQRQQHIRAVRRRLDELTQHLKVAVPVYLMFTKCDLVAGFGEFFDDLGPELRAQVWGTTFPLAASLDGSACGRFAGEYDLLLERLGTRLIERLHAERDRGRRAAVLGFPQQLGAFREIARQFVEGTFGRNEYGTPPLLRGAYLTSGTQEGAPIDRMLSAVARTFGVDAARVQPGNTQRRTYFVERLLKDVLFRESGLAGTDPRLERRKRLLQIGAYAGIALFTVLMVAGFATSYARNRAYVAEVQATLTDLPGAETLAGVPDIRTYFARALARLEVIAGTLDSAGRYRDHVPLPMRFGLFQGRALTARAHDAYLRELDGTLLPGVGARFRDGLGASANDPQALYDYLKGYLMLGLPQHLDASELAALARLEWQRLFPDDPAIRAALDRHFSARLRDTPAPRALTLDGALIDQARATLKTADLATLIYGSVKLDADRSGVSPLRLDAALGLLGDVFRRRSGTPLAQPLPVLFTRPVFAYEATGGLDRAVDGFVRDYWVFDTGRVDPLARSRYAQQVLALYEQDYIRNWDALLSDLQLQPVANLRDASTVAAKLSGPSSPLKALLNLVRDNTSDLLRGQNGAAASGAVADADPAAQQAKTVGENLAARRALNTKLAGELRTAGAPLPYGVTLAGRNANASEGAAPGAAIEQHFAAIDALSVGTPGATPLDHTIGVLDQLGKTLLTMNDLSDPAAQNNPALLSARQEAQQLPPQVAGLISGLTGKSADLVASGGSAALAEQFRAAAGNDCANFVDGRYPFAAGGASDIPLQNFAELFGGGGRFDGFFKSTLAARVDTGASSWRWKPDLPSGPAGVLAGAQLADRIRQDYFGDAAQPHVGFTLLAPQFDTAVARVVVEVDGQKYEFAANGASAASSAMTWPGPQPGHVVISAFDGANHPLGTPYRFDGDWALFHALDAGRLQKQGELRFVASFDFGGHAVKLPIQPASLRNPFADDAVRRFRCPR, encoded by the coding sequence ATGAACAGCCTGAAGACCTGGGCGCGCTCCCGGTGGTTCGCGGTGGCGCTCGGCCTCGCGCTGATCGCCGTGCTGATCTGGCTCGGCGGCCCCTACCTCGGCATCGGCGATCACCAGCCGCTCGCCGGCGCCGCCGCGCGGCTCGCGCTGATCCTCGCGATCGTGCTGGCGTGGCTGGCGGTCGAGCAGCTGCTGCAATGGCGTGCGCGCCAAAAGACGGCGCGGCTGTCCGGCGAGCTGGCCGGGCAGGAGGCGCGGCTCGCGGCCGGCGAGCCCGGCGACGCCGAACGCGCGCAGCTGCGGCAGCGCTTTCGCGAGGCGATCGACACGCTGCGCCGCACGCGCCGCAACGGCCGCAACCTCTACGCGCTGCCGTGGTACGTGGTGATCGGGCCGCCCGGCTCGGGCAAGAGCACGCTGCTGCAGAACTCGGGGCTCGACTTCCCGCTGTCCGAGCGCTTCGGCAGCCAGGCGCTGCGCGGCATCGGCGGCACGCGCGACTGCGACTGGTGGTTCACCGACGAGGCCGTGTTCCTCGACACGGCCGGCCGCTACACCACCCAGGATTCCGACGCGGCGGCCGACGCGTCGGCGTGGCAGGCGTTCCTCGCGCTGCTGCGCCGCTACCGCCGGCGCCGGCCGCTGAACGGCGTGATCGTGACGATCAGCGTGTCGGACCTGCTCGGCTTCGACGACGCGCAGCGCCAGCAGCACATCCGCGCCGTGCGGCGGCGCCTCGACGAGCTGACGCAGCACCTGAAGGTGGCCGTGCCGGTCTACCTGATGTTCACGAAATGCGATCTGGTGGCCGGCTTCGGCGAGTTCTTCGACGATCTCGGCCCCGAGCTGCGCGCGCAGGTGTGGGGCACCACGTTCCCGCTCGCGGCCAGCCTCGACGGCAGCGCCTGCGGCCGCTTCGCCGGCGAGTACGACCTGCTGCTGGAGCGGCTCGGCACGCGCCTGATCGAGCGGCTGCACGCCGAGCGCGATCGCGGCCGGCGCGCGGCGGTGCTGGGCTTCCCGCAGCAGCTCGGCGCGTTTCGCGAGATCGCGCGGCAGTTCGTGGAGGGCACCTTCGGGCGCAACGAATACGGCACGCCGCCGCTGCTGCGCGGCGCCTACCTGACCTCGGGCACCCAGGAGGGCGCGCCGATCGACCGGATGCTGAGCGCCGTGGCGCGCACCTTCGGCGTGGACGCGGCGCGCGTGCAGCCGGGCAACACGCAGCGGCGCACCTACTTCGTCGAGCGGCTGCTCAAGGACGTGCTGTTCCGCGAATCGGGGCTGGCCGGCACCGATCCGCGGCTCGAACGGCGCAAGCGGCTGCTGCAGATCGGCGCCTATGCGGGCATCGCGCTGTTCACGGTGCTGATGGTGGCCGGCTTCGCGACCAGCTACGCGCGCAACCGCGCCTACGTGGCCGAGGTGCAGGCGACGCTGACGGATCTGCCCGGCGCCGAAACGCTCGCCGGCGTACCCGACATCCGCACGTATTTCGCGCGCGCGCTGGCGCGGCTCGAGGTGATCGCCGGCACGCTCGACTCGGCCGGCCGCTATCGCGATCACGTGCCGCTGCCGATGCGCTTCGGCCTGTTCCAGGGCCGCGCGCTGACGGCACGGGCGCACGACGCCTACCTGCGCGAACTCGACGGCACGCTGCTGCCCGGCGTGGGCGCGCGGTTCCGCGACGGGCTCGGCGCCAGCGCGAACGATCCGCAGGCGCTCTACGACTACCTGAAGGGCTATCTGATGCTGGGCCTGCCGCAGCATCTGGACGCGAGCGAACTGGCCGCGCTGGCGCGCCTCGAATGGCAGCGCCTGTTTCCCGACGATCCGGCGATCCGCGCCGCGCTCGACCGGCACTTCTCGGCGCGCCTGCGCGATACGCCCGCGCCGCGCGCGCTCACGCTCGACGGTGCACTGATCGACCAGGCGCGCGCCACGCTGAAGACGGCCGATCTCGCCACGCTGATCTACGGCAGCGTGAAGCTCGACGCCGATCGCTCGGGCGTCTCGCCGCTGCGCCTCGACGCGGCGCTCGGGCTGCTCGGCGACGTGTTCCGCCGCCGCAGCGGCACGCCGCTCGCGCAGCCGCTGCCGGTGCTGTTCACGCGGCCGGTTTTCGCCTACGAGGCCACGGGCGGCCTCGACCGCGCGGTGGACGGCTTCGTCAGGGACTACTGGGTGTTCGACACCGGCCGCGTCGATCCGCTCGCGCGCTCGCGCTACGCGCAGCAGGTGCTGGCGCTCTACGAGCAGGACTACATCCGCAACTGGGACGCGCTGCTGTCCGACCTGCAGCTGCAGCCGGTGGCGAACCTGCGCGACGCGAGCACGGTGGCCGCGAAGCTGTCCGGGCCGAGTTCGCCGCTCAAGGCGCTGCTGAATCTCGTGCGCGACAACACCAGCGACCTGCTGCGCGGCCAGAACGGCGCGGCGGCATCGGGCGCGGTGGCCGATGCCGACCCGGCCGCTCAGCAGGCGAAGACGGTCGGCGAGAACCTGGCCGCGCGGCGCGCGCTGAACACGAAGCTCGCCGGCGAACTGCGCACCGCCGGCGCGCCGCTGCCCTACGGCGTGACGCTGGCCGGCCGCAACGCGAACGCATCGGAGGGCGCCGCGCCTGGCGCCGCGATCGAGCAGCACTTCGCGGCGATCGACGCGCTGAGCGTCGGCACGCCCGGCGCCACGCCGCTCGATCACACGATCGGCGTGCTCGACCAGCTCGGCAAGACGCTCCTGACGATGAACGACCTGAGCGACCCCGCCGCGCAGAACAATCCCGCGCTGCTGTCGGCGCGGCAGGAGGCGCAGCAGCTGCCGCCGCAGGTGGCGGGGCTGATCTCGGGCCTGACCGGCAAGAGCGCCGACCTGGTGGCGAGCGGCGGCAGCGCCGCGCTGGCCGAGCAGTTCCGCGCGGCGGCCGGCAACGACTGCGCGAACTTCGTCGATGGCCGCTATCCGTTCGCGGCGGGCGGCGCGTCGGACATCCCGCTGCAGAACTTCGCCGAGCTGTTCGGCGGCGGCGGGCGCTTCGACGGCTTCTTCAAGAGCACGCTGGCCGCGCGTGTCGATACCGGCGCGAGCAGCTGGCGCTGGAAGCCGGACCTGCCGTCCGGGCCGGCCGGCGTGCTGGCCGGCGCGCAGCTCGCCGACCGGATCCGGCAGGACTATTTCGGCGACGCCGCGCAGCCGCACGTCGGCTTCACGCTGCTCGCGCCGCAGTTCGACACGGCGGTCGCGCGCGTGGTGGTGGAGGTGGACGGGCAGAAGTACGAGTTCGCCGCGAACGGCGCGAGCGCCGCGTCGAGCGCGATGACGTGGCCCGGGCCGCAGCCGGGGCACGTGGTGATCAGCGCGTTCGACGGCGCGAATCATCCGCTCGGCACGCCCTACAGGTTCGACGGCGACTGGGCGCTGTTCCATGCGCTCGACGCGGGGCGGCTGCAGAAGCAGGGCGAGCTGCGCTTCGTGGCGAGCTTCGATTTCGGCGGTCACGCGGTGAAGCTGCCGATCCAGCCGGCCAGCCTGCGCAATCCGTTCGCCGACGACGCCGTGCGGCGCTTCAGGTGCCCGCGATGA
- the tagF gene encoding type VI secretion system-associated protein TagF, whose product MSGGVGFHGKLPGAGDFVKRRLPADFIEGWDRHFQRAMETGRRELGERWAQAWRDGPAWRFVLPPQVCGRGAWCGLVGPALDRLGRAFPMVLAAPCTGDVARILGNAAWFDALERVYRGAQADAASVETFDARVAALPPPLAGGADLSARWRALPWDEGQWRLDMPGAAAAGVMLVEAWRQLCLRPGPWCLWWTAGATRLLATRGLPRSHAALLEPAGLAGAARDGDLADLFAGGDSRASASVDVQADTIRADGIGGEAGASGMAARVANGGRLADVVAHASAPVDAAAATIRADWLDGEASAGGTAKAVASGGRIETNMDSRLSALVDAMAATIRAGWLGGEAGADDMAKEVANGDRPASIVAHASAPVDAAAATIRADWLDGEANAGGTAKAVANGALFTDIDPHASKPAPTATEAATIHADWLDDEAGIDGTATDAGNGGPPAGRLHAALPSSASSLGEHRPHSTAMPASADPRAPAVHDESACALWLDHGRTLVLSADDDAFDTTSAPAATRIAARAIRATAAAHATDPAGLPGALLTLHARLRATARATTPPENGAALVARFSGASVHLLRFGAAAVWHWRRGVLQAPFVERTAGAGGEFDDLLFGDAWLAMPGIGSAGEPDRDAATLHLEAGDRVLLLATRALLGLPRECLADALALPTCDDASAHLARRAGLAAPSAHWPLAVLGVHA is encoded by the coding sequence ATGAGCGGCGGCGTGGGTTTCCACGGCAAGCTGCCGGGCGCCGGCGATTTCGTGAAGCGGCGGCTGCCGGCCGATTTCATCGAGGGCTGGGATCGGCATTTCCAGCGCGCGATGGAGACCGGCCGGCGCGAGCTGGGCGAGCGCTGGGCGCAGGCGTGGCGCGACGGGCCGGCCTGGCGCTTCGTGCTGCCGCCGCAGGTGTGCGGCCGCGGCGCCTGGTGCGGGCTGGTGGGGCCGGCGCTCGACCGGCTCGGCCGCGCGTTCCCGATGGTGCTCGCCGCGCCCTGCACCGGCGACGTCGCGCGGATCCTCGGCAACGCGGCGTGGTTCGACGCGCTCGAGCGCGTCTATCGCGGCGCGCAGGCCGACGCGGCCAGCGTCGAGACGTTCGACGCGCGCGTGGCCGCGCTGCCGCCGCCGCTGGCGGGCGGGGCCGATCTGTCGGCGCGCTGGCGCGCGCTGCCCTGGGATGAAGGGCAATGGCGGCTCGACATGCCGGGCGCGGCGGCCGCCGGCGTGATGCTGGTCGAGGCGTGGCGGCAGCTTTGCCTGCGGCCCGGGCCGTGGTGCCTGTGGTGGACGGCTGGTGCGACGCGCCTGCTCGCGACGCGCGGGCTGCCGCGCAGCCATGCGGCGTTGCTGGAGCCGGCGGGGCTGGCTGGTGCCGCTCGGGATGGTGATCTCGCCGACCTGTTCGCGGGCGGTGATTCACGTGCGTCGGCTTCGGTCGATGTCCAGGCGGATACGATTCGCGCGGATGGGATCGGTGGCGAGGCGGGCGCTAGCGGTATGGCGGCGAGGGTTGCGAACGGCGGTCGGCTCGCGGATGTCGTCGCGCATGCCTCGGCCCCGGTCGATGCCGCGGCGGCCACGATTCGCGCCGATTGGCTCGATGGCGAGGCGAGCGCTGGCGGCACGGCGAAGGCGGTTGCGAGTGGCGGCCGGATCGAGACGAATATGGATTCGCGTTTGTCGGCCCTGGTCGATGCCATGGCGGCCACGATTCGCGCCGGTTGGCTCGGCGGCGAAGCGGGCGCTGACGACATGGCGAAAGAGGTTGCGAACGGCGATCGGCCCGCGAGCATCGTTGCGCATGCCTCGGCCCCGGTCGATGCCGCGGCGGCCACGATTCGCGCCGATTGGCTCGATGGCGAGGCGAACGCTGGCGGCACGGCGAAGGCGGTTGCGAACGGCGCCCTGTTCACCGATATCGATCCGCATGCGTCGAAGCCGGCCCCGACCGCCACCGAAGCGGCCACGATTCACGCCGATTGGCTCGACGACGAAGCGGGCATCGACGGCACGGCCACGGATGCCGGCAACGGCGGCCCGCCCGCCGGTCGCCTGCACGCCGCGTTGCCGTCATCGGCATCGAGCCTGGGCGAACACCGCCCGCATTCGACCGCGATGCCCGCGTCCGCCGATCCACGTGCCCCGGCCGTCCACGACGAATCAGCCTGCGCGCTGTGGCTCGACCACGGCCGCACGCTGGTACTGAGCGCCGACGACGACGCGTTCGACACAACGTCAGCCCCCGCCGCGACCCGCATCGCCGCGCGCGCGATCCGCGCGACCGCCGCCGCGCACGCGACCGATCCCGCCGGCCTGCCCGGCGCGCTGCTCACGCTGCACGCCCGGCTGCGCGCCACCGCCCGCGCTACCACGCCGCCCGAAAACGGCGCGGCCCTGGTCGCCCGTTTCAGCGGCGCTTCCGTCCACCTCCTGCGCTTCGGCGCAGCCGCCGTCTGGCACTGGCGGCGCGGCGTGCTGCAAGCACCGTTCGTCGAGCGCACGGCCGGCGCCGGCGGCGAATTCGACGATCTGCTGTTCGGCGACGCATGGCTCGCGATGCCCGGCATCGGCTCGGCCGGCGAGCCCGACCGAGACGCGGCCACGCTTCACCTCGAAGCCGGCGACCGCGTGCTGCTGCTCGCCACGCGCGCGCTGCTGGGCCTGCCGCGCGAGTGCCTCGCCGATGCGCTCGCGCTGCCGACCTGCGACGACGCCAGCGCCCACCTTGCGCGGCGTGCCGGCCTCGCCGCGCCATCCGCCCACTGGCCGCTCGCGGTCCTCGGAGTCCATGCATGA
- a CDS encoding PP2C family protein-serine/threonine phosphatase: MNTRCRSAGHTETGKVRRRNEDAILVRDDLGLWAVADGLGGHAAGDVASALIVERLGALTRDGDVHAFAVAIEECLQQVNTELRDAARARQVDVIGSTVALVVHDPAFVLCGWVGDSRVYVHEEGRLAQLTRDHVHGQPVDVTHYGFNGTPPPAPGAGVLTRAVGVEDALFLDWAVAGSRPGVQFLLCSDGINKELSDAELADAFRRQPAEPRQLVDHLFELSLARRARDNLSAVIVRLEAP; the protein is encoded by the coding sequence ATGAACACGCGCTGCCGCTCCGCCGGCCACACCGAGACGGGCAAGGTGCGCCGTCGCAACGAAGACGCGATCCTGGTGCGCGACGACCTCGGCCTGTGGGCCGTGGCCGACGGGCTCGGCGGCCACGCGGCCGGCGATGTCGCCAGCGCGCTGATCGTCGAGCGGCTCGGCGCGCTGACGCGCGATGGCGACGTCCACGCGTTCGCCGTCGCGATCGAGGAATGCCTGCAGCAGGTGAACACCGAGCTGCGCGACGCCGCGCGCGCCCGGCAGGTGGACGTGATCGGCTCGACCGTCGCGCTGGTGGTCCACGATCCGGCCTTCGTGCTGTGCGGCTGGGTGGGCGACAGCCGCGTCTACGTCCACGAGGAAGGGCGCCTCGCGCAGCTCACGCGCGACCACGTCCACGGCCAGCCCGTCGACGTCACGCACTACGGCTTCAACGGCACGCCGCCGCCGGCGCCCGGTGCGGGCGTGCTGACGCGCGCGGTGGGCGTGGAGGACGCGCTGTTCCTCGACTGGGCCGTGGCCGGCAGCCGGCCCGGCGTGCAGTTCCTGCTCTGCTCGGACGGCATCAACAAGGAACTGAGCGATGCCGAGCTGGCCGACGCGTTCCGGCGGCAGCCGGCCGAACCCCGGCAGCTGGTGGACCACCTGTTCGAACTGTCGCTCGCGCGCCGTGCGCGCGACAACCTCTCGGCCGTGATCGTGCGGCTCGAGGCTCCCTGA